The proteins below are encoded in one region of Pacificitalea manganoxidans:
- a CDS encoding RNA degradosome polyphosphate kinase, whose translation MTQADFLTAPLPDPVTLTDVDLTGPDRFVNRELSWLGFNWRVLDEARNPRVPLLERVRFVSISASNLDEFYTVRVAGLRELARAGNTTPAADGKTPAEQLTLINSDARALMATQQEVWDSLRREMEAQDIHILTRDQIEPGDRAALEQHFLTQVFPVLSPLAIDPAHPFPFIPNTGYCLALSLEREADNRPLQALLPVPHQIDRFVPLPSAPGVHRFLPLEELLLLHLRSLFPGYRMRASCAFRVLRDSDLEVEDEAEDLVREFETALKRRRRGEVIRLKLSAGAPPSLRRIIMEELNVTEADVIEIDGLIGVVDLKELVLDARPDLLWPSFTPRVPERVQDHEGDMFAAIRQKDMLLHHPYETFDMVVRFLSQAARDPNVVAIKQTLYRTSKDSPIVAALCEAAEEGKSVTALVELKARFDEAANIQQSRRLERSGAHVVYGFIHYKTHCKISTVVRREGDKLVTYTHYGTGNYHPITARIYTDLSLFTCDAALGRDATKVFNYLSGYAQPAELDNLSISPTMMKPKLLELIAAEAAHAQAGRPAAIWAKMNALIEPDVIDALYAASQAGVRIDLVIRGICGLRPGIRGLSENIRVKSIVGRFLEHSRIVCFGNGHGLPSKKSRVFISSADWMGRNLNRRVETLIECMNPTVKAQIVSQIMAANLADEAQSFIMRADGRFERDPGLEGQQLFNCHRFFMENPSLSGRGSAGASDVPELTHSLDD comes from the coding sequence ATGACACAAGCCGATTTCCTCACCGCCCCGCTGCCCGATCCCGTCACCCTGACGGATGTGGACCTGACCGGACCCGACCGTTTCGTAAACCGCGAGCTCAGCTGGCTCGGTTTTAACTGGCGGGTGCTGGACGAGGCGCGCAACCCGCGTGTGCCGCTGCTGGAACGGGTGCGGTTCGTGTCGATCTCGGCCAGCAATCTCGACGAATTCTACACCGTGCGCGTGGCGGGCCTGCGCGAACTGGCCCGTGCGGGCAACACCACCCCCGCCGCCGATGGCAAGACGCCGGCCGAGCAACTGACGCTGATCAATTCCGACGCCCGCGCCTTGATGGCCACGCAGCAGGAGGTCTGGGACAGTCTACGTCGGGAGATGGAAGCCCAAGACATCCACATTCTGACCCGCGATCAGATCGAGCCCGGCGACCGCGCCGCGCTAGAGCAGCATTTCCTAACGCAGGTGTTTCCGGTCCTGTCCCCACTGGCGATCGATCCGGCCCACCCATTCCCGTTCATCCCGAACACGGGCTATTGTCTGGCGCTGAGCCTTGAGCGGGAGGCCGACAACCGCCCCTTGCAGGCGCTGCTGCCGGTGCCCCATCAGATCGACCGCTTCGTGCCGCTGCCCTCCGCCCCCGGGGTGCATCGTTTCCTGCCGTTGGAGGAACTGTTGCTGCTGCATCTGCGCTCGCTGTTCCCCGGCTATCGGATGCGGGCCAGTTGTGCGTTTCGCGTCCTGCGCGACAGCGATCTGGAGGTGGAGGACGAAGCCGAAGATCTGGTGCGCGAATTCGAAACCGCCCTGAAACGCCGCCGCCGGGGCGAGGTCATCCGGCTGAAGCTGTCCGCCGGTGCGCCGCCCTCCTTGCGCCGGATCATCATGGAGGAACTGAACGTCACCGAGGCCGACGTGATCGAAATCGACGGGCTGATCGGCGTCGTCGACCTGAAGGAACTGGTGCTAGACGCGCGGCCCGACCTGCTCTGGCCCTCCTTCACCCCGCGCGTGCCCGAACGGGTGCAGGATCACGAGGGCGATATGTTCGCCGCGATCCGGCAAAAGGACATGCTGCTGCACCACCCCTATGAGACCTTTGACATGGTGGTGCGGTTTCTGAGCCAAGCCGCCCGCGACCCCAATGTGGTGGCGATCAAGCAGACGCTCTACCGCACGTCGAAAGACAGCCCCATCGTCGCCGCGCTCTGCGAGGCCGCGGAGGAGGGCAAATCCGTCACGGCGCTGGTGGAATTGAAAGCGCGGTTCGATGAGGCCGCGAACATTCAGCAATCGCGCCGTCTGGAACGTTCCGGTGCGCATGTGGTCTATGGCTTCATCCACTATAAGACCCATTGCAAGATCAGCACCGTGGTCCGCCGCGAGGGCGATAAGCTGGTGACCTATACCCACTACGGCACCGGCAATTACCACCCGATCACCGCGCGCATCTACACCGACCTATCCCTTTTCACCTGCGATGCCGCGCTGGGGCGCGACGCGACCAAGGTGTTCAATTACCTGTCGGGCTACGCCCAGCCTGCCGAACTCGACAATCTGTCGATCTCCCCCACCATGATGAAGCCCAAGCTTCTGGAACTGATCGCCGCCGAGGCCGCCCATGCGCAGGCCGGACGCCCCGCCGCGATCTGGGCCAAGATGAATGCGCTGATCGAGCCCGACGTGATCGACGCGCTCTATGCTGCCAGTCAGGCCGGGGTCCGCATAGATCTGGTGATCCGGGGCATCTGCGGGCTGCGGCCCGGCATTCGCGGCCTGAGCGAGAACATCCGCGTCAAATCCATCGTCGGGCGGTTTCTGGAGCATTCGCGAATCGTCTGTTTTGGCAATGGCCACGGGCTGCCGTCCAAGAAAAGCCGGGTGTTCATCTCCTCCGCCGACTGGATGGGCCGGAACCTCAATCGCCGGGTCGAGACGCTGATCGAATGTATGAACCCCACCGTGAAGGCGCAGATCGTCAGTCAGATCATGGCGGCGAACCTCGCCGACGAAGCGCAGAGCTTCATCATGCGCGCCGACGGCCGGTTTGAACGTGACCCGGGCCTTGAGGGGCAGCAATTGTTCAATTGCCACCGGTTCTTCATGGAAAACCCCTCGCTCTCCGGTCGCGGCTCCGCCGGCGCGTCCGATGTGCCCGAACTGACGCATTCGCTGGACGATTGA
- the carB gene encoding carbamoyl-phosphate synthase large subunit, producing the protein MPKRDDLTSIMIIGAGPIVIGQACEFDYSGAQACKALREEGYRVILVNSNPATIMTDPGLADATYIEPITPEVVAKIIEKERPDALLPTMGGQTGLNTSLALADMGVLEKFGVELIGANREAIEMAEDRKLFREAMDRIGLENPKATIVAAPKLPNGRYDINAGMVEAMDALEHVGLPAIIRPAFTLGGTGGGVAYNRDDYEMYCRSGMEASPMAQILVDESLLGWKEFEMEVVRDRADNAIIVCAIENVDPMGVHTGDSITVAPALTLTDKEYQIMRNGSIAVLREIGVETGGSNVQWAVNPADGRMVVIEMNPRVSRSSALASKATGFPIAKIAAKLAVGYTLDELDNDITKVTPASFEPTIDYVVTKIPKFAFEKFPGSKPHLTTAMKSVGEAMAIGRTIHESLQKALASMESGLTGFDEVAIEGADADAPEEARAAVIKALSVATPDRMRTIAQAMRHGLSDDEINAATAFDPWFLSRIREIVDAEAQVRREGLPVKEADLRKLKMMGFTDARLATLTGRDEGQVRRARQNLGVIASFKRIDTCAAEFEAQTPYMYSTYETPVMDEAECEARPSDAKKVVILGGGPNRIGQGIEFDYCCCHACFALTESGYETIMVNCNPETVSTDYDTSDRLYFEPLTFEHVMEILRVEQDAGTLHGVIVQFGGQTPLKLARALEAEGIPILGTTPDAIDLAEDRERFQDLVNRLDLKQPRNGIAHSDAEALSIAEEIGFPLVIRPSYVLGGRAMEIVRDMDGLRRYIAEAVVVSGDSPVLLDSYLSGATEIDVDALSDGKTVHVAGIMQHIEEAGVHSGDSACSLPPYSLSAEIIEELKRQTEALALALGVVGLMNVQYAVKDGEIYLIEVNPRASRTVPFVAKAVLSPIASIAARLMAGEPMSNFELKDPQIEGFAVKEAVLPFARFPGVDTLLGPEMRSTGEVMGYDASFPLAFLKAQLGAGTVLPTEGRVFLSIKETDKTAQLLETAQVLVELGFVIVATRGTAAFLDGHGVPCEVVNKVYEGRPNIVDVMKNGEIALVMNTTEGAQAVEDSRSMRNVALLDKIPYFTTLAASHAAALAMKAREGGEIKVSPLQG; encoded by the coding sequence ATGCCCAAAAGAGACGACCTCACCTCGATCATGATCATCGGCGCAGGCCCTATCGTGATCGGACAGGCCTGCGAGTTCGACTATTCCGGTGCGCAGGCCTGTAAGGCGCTGCGGGAGGAAGGCTACCGGGTCATCCTCGTCAACTCCAACCCTGCCACGATCATGACCGATCCGGGTCTGGCCGATGCCACCTATATCGAGCCGATCACCCCCGAAGTCGTGGCCAAGATCATCGAGAAGGAGCGCCCCGACGCGCTGCTGCCGACGATGGGCGGGCAGACCGGGCTTAACACCTCGCTCGCGCTTGCCGATATGGGCGTGCTGGAGAAATTCGGGGTGGAACTGATCGGCGCCAACCGCGAAGCCATCGAGATGGCCGAGGACCGCAAGCTGTTCCGCGAGGCAATGGACCGAATTGGGCTGGAAAACCCCAAGGCCACCATCGTCGCCGCGCCGAAGCTGCCCAACGGGCGCTATGACATCAATGCCGGCATGGTCGAGGCGATGGACGCGCTGGAGCATGTGGGCCTGCCCGCGATCATCCGCCCGGCCTTCACGCTGGGCGGGACCGGCGGCGGCGTCGCCTATAACCGCGACGACTACGAGATGTATTGCCGCTCGGGCATGGAAGCGTCGCCGATGGCGCAGATCCTCGTCGATGAAAGCCTGCTGGGCTGGAAGGAATTCGAAATGGAAGTCGTGCGCGACCGCGCCGACAACGCCATCATCGTTTGCGCCATCGAAAACGTCGATCCGATGGGCGTTCATACCGGCGACTCGATCACCGTCGCGCCTGCGCTGACGCTGACCGACAAGGAATACCAGATCATGCGCAACGGCTCGATCGCCGTGCTGCGCGAGATCGGCGTCGAGACCGGCGGCTCCAACGTGCAATGGGCGGTGAACCCCGCCGATGGCCGGATGGTCGTGATCGAGATGAACCCCCGGGTCAGCCGTTCGTCGGCGCTGGCGTCGAAGGCGACCGGCTTCCCCATCGCCAAGATCGCCGCGAAACTGGCCGTGGGCTACACGCTCGATGAGCTCGACAATGACATCACCAAGGTGACGCCGGCGAGCTTTGAGCCGACAATCGACTATGTCGTCACCAAGATCCCGAAATTCGCGTTCGAGAAGTTCCCCGGCAGCAAACCGCACCTGACCACCGCGATGAAATCGGTGGGCGAGGCGATGGCCATTGGCCGCACTATCCACGAATCGCTGCAAAAGGCACTCGCGTCGATGGAATCCGGTCTGACCGGGTTCGACGAAGTTGCCATCGAAGGCGCGGATGCCGATGCCCCCGAAGAGGCGCGCGCCGCCGTCATCAAGGCGCTGTCGGTTGCCACCCCCGACCGGATGCGCACCATCGCGCAGGCAATGCGTCACGGGCTCAGCGATGATGAGATCAACGCCGCGACCGCCTTTGATCCGTGGTTCCTGTCGCGTATCCGCGAAATCGTCGATGCCGAGGCACAGGTCCGCCGCGAAGGTCTGCCGGTCAAGGAAGCCGACCTGCGCAAATTGAAGATGATGGGCTTTACCGATGCGCGGCTGGCCACGCTGACGGGCCGCGACGAAGGTCAGGTGCGCCGTGCGCGTCAGAACCTCGGCGTTATCGCGTCGTTCAAGCGGATCGACACCTGCGCCGCCGAGTTCGAGGCGCAGACCCCTTATATGTATTCGACCTATGAGACGCCCGTCATGGACGAGGCCGAATGCGAAGCGCGCCCCTCGGACGCCAAGAAAGTCGTCATTCTGGGTGGCGGGCCGAACCGGATCGGGCAGGGGATCGAGTTTGATTACTGCTGCTGTCACGCCTGTTTCGCGCTGACCGAGAGCGGCTATGAAACCATCATGGTCAACTGCAACCCGGAGACCGTGTCGACCGATTACGACACCTCGGACCGGCTGTATTTCGAGCCGCTGACGTTCGAGCATGTGATGGAAATCCTGCGGGTCGAGCAGGACGCTGGCACCCTGCACGGCGTCATCGTGCAGTTCGGCGGTCAGACCCCGCTGAAACTGGCCCGCGCGCTGGAGGCCGAGGGTATCCCGATCCTTGGCACCACGCCCGATGCGATCGATCTGGCCGAGGACCGCGAGCGGTTCCAGGATCTGGTCAACCGGCTTGACCTGAAGCAGCCGCGCAACGGCATCGCGCATTCGGATGCCGAAGCGCTGAGCATCGCCGAAGAGATCGGCTTCCCGCTGGTGATCCGCCCGTCCTATGTTCTGGGCGGCCGCGCGATGGAAATCGTGCGCGATATGGACGGTCTGCGCCGCTACATCGCCGAGGCCGTGGTGGTGTCGGGCGACAGCCCGGTCCTTCTCGACAGCTACCTGTCCGGCGCGACCGAGATCGACGTCGATGCACTGTCCGACGGCAAAACCGTGCATGTCGCGGGCATCATGCAGCATATCGAGGAGGCCGGCGTGCATTCCGGTGACAGCGCCTGTTCGCTGCCGCCCTATTCCCTGTCGGCTGAGATCATCGAGGAGCTGAAGCGACAGACCGAAGCGCTGGCGCTGGCGCTGGGCGTGGTGGGCCTGATGAACGTGCAATATGCCGTGAAGGATGGCGAGATCTACCTGATCGAGGTCAACCCGCGCGCCTCGCGCACTGTGCCCTTTGTCGCAAAGGCGGTGCTGAGCCCGATCGCGTCCATTGCCGCGCGGCTGATGGCGGGTGAGCCGATGTCGAACTTCGAGCTAAAAGACCCGCAGATCGAAGGCTTTGCGGTGAAGGAGGCGGTGCTGCCCTTCGCGCGGTTCCCCGGCGTGGACACCCTGCTTGGGCCGGAAATGCGCTCCACCGGTGAGGTGATGGGGTATGATGCCAGCTTCCCGCTGGCGTTCCTGAAGGCGCAATTGGGCGCGGGCACGGTTCTGCCGACCGAAGGCCGGGTGTTCCTGTCGATCAAGGAAACCGACAAGACCGCGCAGTTGCTTGAAACCGCGCAGGTGCTGGTGGAACTGGGCTTTGTCATCGTGGCGACCCGTGGCACCGCGGCCTTCCTTGATGGGCATGGCGTCCCCTGCGAGGTCGTCAACAAGGTTTACGAAGGCCGGCCGAACATCGTCGATGTCATGAAGAACGGTGAAATCGCGCTGGTGATGAACACCACCGAAGGCGCGCAGGCGGTTGAGGACAGCCGCTCGATGCGCAATGTCGCGCTGCTCGACAAAATCCCGTATTTCACCACGCTCGCCGCCAGCCACGCCGCCGCGCTGGCGATGAAGGCCCGCGAGGGGGGCGAGATCAAGGTCAGCCCGCTGCAAGGCTAA
- a CDS encoding class II histone deacetylase, with amino-acid sequence MTTGFYWDERCFWHHGGNFASTMPVGGLVQPMVGGLPENPETKRRLRNLIDVTGLIHDLSPRRAGPVGRTEMERVHPAAYLDRFKALSDAGGGDMGLRAPFGPGGFEVAAVSAGLATQALRDVLSGRVSNAYALSRPPGHHCLPEYPNGFCLLANCAIAVEAALAEGRAERIAILDWDVHHGNGTEAIFYDRPEVLTISIHQDRNYPMDTGAATDRGQGDGFGTNVNIPLPAGTGHAGYLEAMDRIVLPALQAFAPDAVVIACGFDASLVDPLGRMLCGAETFGAMTDRVMRLADELCAGRVVAVHEGGYSEAHVPFCGHAVIQRMAGSRVDAPDPLGETIRLRQPGPAFDAFVSGWIDELIQVLEIETPATAG; translated from the coding sequence ATGACCACCGGATTCTACTGGGATGAACGCTGTTTCTGGCACCATGGCGGCAATTTCGCCAGCACTATGCCGGTGGGCGGTTTGGTGCAGCCGATGGTGGGCGGATTGCCCGAAAATCCGGAAACCAAGCGTCGCCTGCGCAACCTGATCGATGTGACGGGGCTGATCCACGACCTGTCGCCGCGCCGGGCGGGGCCGGTGGGCCGAACCGAAATGGAGCGGGTGCACCCTGCGGCCTATCTCGACCGGTTCAAGGCGCTGTCGGATGCGGGCGGCGGGGATATGGGGCTGCGGGCCCCCTTTGGCCCCGGCGGGTTCGAGGTGGCGGCGGTGTCTGCGGGGCTCGCGACGCAAGCGCTGCGCGATGTGCTGTCGGGCCGGGTGTCGAACGCCTACGCCCTCAGCCGCCCGCCGGGCCATCACTGCCTGCCCGAATATCCCAACGGGTTCTGCCTGCTGGCCAATTGCGCTATCGCGGTGGAGGCGGCGCTGGCCGAAGGCCGGGCCGAGCGGATCGCGATCCTTGACTGGGATGTGCATCACGGCAACGGGACGGAGGCGATTTTCTATGACCGCCCCGAGGTGCTGACGATCTCGATCCATCAGGACCGCAACTACCCGATGGATACCGGCGCGGCGACGGATCGCGGGCAGGGCGACGGGTTCGGGACCAATGTGAACATCCCGTTGCCCGCAGGCACGGGTCACGCGGGTTATCTGGAGGCGATGGACCGGATCGTTCTGCCAGCCCTTCAAGCCTTTGCCCCCGACGCAGTCGTCATCGCCTGCGGTTTTGACGCGTCGCTTGTCGATCCGCTGGGGCGGATGCTGTGCGGGGCGGAGACGTTCGGCGCGATGACCGACCGGGTGATGCGGCTGGCCGATGAACTCTGCGCCGGGCGCGTCGTCGCGGTGCATGAGGGTGGCTATAGCGAGGCGCATGTGCCGTTCTGCGGCCATGCCGTCATCCAGCGGATGGCGGGCAGCCGCGTCGACGCGCCCGATCCGTTGGGGGAAACCATCCGCTTGCGTCAGCCTGGCCCGGCCTTTGATGCGTTCGTATCCGGCTGGATCGACGAACTGATACAGGTGCTGGAGATCGAGACGCCCGCGACCGCAGGCTGA
- a CDS encoding P-loop NTPase family protein translates to MTRQLALSLTVRPALGREDFFVTGANAIALAEIDRWQDWPQGKLALTGPEGSGKTHLAHVWAAASGARITAAADLPGRDLPPERTAMAVENVDRIGGDAAAEEALFHLHNHLLATGGRLLVTGREAPARWPLALPDLMSRMQATAIARIEPPDDALLAALLVKLFTDRQIPPAPRLIDWLVPRIERSAGYAGRLVAMIDQMALESRRAIGPALAAEAMERLAA, encoded by the coding sequence ATGACCCGCCAGCTTGCCCTGAGCCTGACCGTGCGCCCCGCGCTCGGCCGCGAGGATTTCTTCGTCACCGGCGCGAATGCCATCGCGCTGGCCGAGATCGATCGCTGGCAGGATTGGCCGCAAGGCAAGCTCGCCCTCACCGGCCCCGAAGGCAGCGGCAAGACCCATCTGGCGCATGTGTGGGCCGCAGCCAGCGGCGCGCGCATCACCGCCGCCGCCGATCTTCCGGGGCGCGACCTTCCGCCCGAGCGCACGGCGATGGCGGTCGAGAATGTCGACCGGATCGGCGGCGATGCGGCGGCGGAGGAAGCGCTGTTTCACCTGCATAACCATTTGCTCGCCACCGGCGGGCGGCTGCTGGTCACCGGGCGCGAGGCTCCGGCCCGCTGGCCGCTGGCCCTACCCGATCTGATGAGCCGCATGCAGGCCACCGCCATCGCCCGGATCGAACCGCCTGATGACGCGCTGCTGGCCGCGCTGCTGGTCAAGCTGTTCACCGACCGGCAGATCCCGCCCGCGCCCCGTCTCATCGACTGGCTGGTGCCCCGGATCGAACGGTCGGCGGGCTATGCCGGGCGGCTGGTGGCGATGATCGATCAGATGGCGCTGGAAAGCCGCCGTGCCATCGGCCCCGCGCTTGCCGCCGAGGCGATGGAGCGGCTTGCCGCCTGA
- a CDS encoding BLUF domain-containing protein, which produces MSLNYLVYVSQAAHDLSEAALADILRASQRYNAARDITGALLFVEGRDGRRGAFMQLLEGDDQELERLRARIFDDPRHHTKVVLDRGPLTQRNFADWSMAFRAVTPPDLAGHPEFADLADPGFMERCQQQGAPGAVAFLCEFWDAAPL; this is translated from the coding sequence ATGTCACTGAACTATCTCGTCTATGTCAGTCAGGCGGCGCATGACCTGAGCGAAGCGGCGCTGGCCGACATCCTTCGGGCCAGTCAACGCTACAACGCCGCGCGCGACATCACGGGCGCTCTGCTGTTCGTCGAGGGGCGCGACGGGCGGCGGGGGGCGTTCATGCAGTTGCTTGAAGGGGATGATCAGGAACTGGAGCGCCTGCGCGCGCGAATCTTCGACGACCCCCGTCACCATACGAAGGTGGTGCTGGATCGAGGGCCGCTGACACAGCGCAACTTCGCCGACTGGTCGATGGCATTCCGCGCCGTGACCCCGCCCGATCTGGCGGGGCATCCCGAATTCGCTGATCTGGCCGACCCCGGCTTTATGGAACGCTGTCAGCAACAGGGCGCGCCCGGAGCCGTGGCCTTTCTCTGCGAGTTTTGGGACGCGGCACCGCTATAG
- a CDS encoding AI-2E family transporter produces the protein MALPMRKQAKYWGVAAIAVLVLLWALGQVILPFLLGAALAYIFDPVADRLERLGLGRVAAVAVISVVAVLVFVLLILLVIPTLISQALDLIDVAPEVARNLQTFLTDRFPSIVDAESTIRKSLLSLGETIQSRGGELLQGVIGSVSGFVNILVLLVLVPIVAFYLLIDWDRMVARIDDLLPRDHAPTLRQLARDIDRTLAGFIRGQGTVCLILGTYYALALMVVGLQFGLVIGFAAGLMSFIPYVGAIIGGVLAIGLALFQFWGEWAMIGAVAAIFVSGQMIEGNVLTPKLVGSSVGLHPVWLIFALSAFGALFGFVGMLVAVPVSAALGVVTRFLLGEYKASQLYRGSSGGTIAAGGGEPPLPDPDMAPPATPRPLDTTAAATGPAPHDDQIREI, from the coding sequence ATGGCTTTGCCGATGCGCAAACAGGCGAAATATTGGGGGGTCGCGGCGATCGCGGTGCTGGTGCTGCTATGGGCGCTGGGGCAGGTCATCCTGCCGTTCCTGCTTGGCGCGGCGCTGGCCTATATCTTTGACCCCGTGGCTGACCGGCTGGAGCGGCTGGGCCTTGGCCGGGTCGCAGCGGTGGCGGTGATTTCGGTGGTCGCGGTGCTGGTTTTCGTGCTGTTGATCCTGTTGGTGATCCCCACGCTGATCTCGCAGGCTCTGGACCTGATCGACGTCGCGCCGGAAGTGGCGCGCAATCTCCAGACCTTCCTGACCGACCGCTTTCCCTCCATCGTCGATGCGGAATCGACGATCCGCAAATCTCTGCTGTCGCTCGGCGAGACGATCCAGTCGCGCGGCGGGGAATTGCTGCAAGGGGTGATCGGCTCGGTCAGCGGCTTCGTCAATATCCTCGTGCTGCTGGTGCTGGTGCCCATCGTGGCATTCTACCTGCTGATCGACTGGGACCGGATGGTGGCGCGGATCGACGATCTGCTGCCCCGCGACCACGCCCCGACCCTGCGCCAACTGGCGCGCGACATCGACCGCACGCTGGCGGGCTTCATTCGCGGACAGGGCACCGTCTGCCTGATCCTTGGCACCTATTACGCGCTGGCGCTGATGGTGGTGGGGCTGCAATTCGGGCTGGTGATCGGGTTTGCTGCGGGGCTCATGTCCTTCATCCCCTATGTCGGCGCGATTATCGGCGGCGTGCTGGCCATCGGGCTGGCGCTGTTCCAGTTCTGGGGGGAATGGGCGATGATCGGCGCGGTGGCGGCGATCTTCGTTTCCGGCCAGATGATCGAAGGCAATGTGCTGACCCCGAAGCTCGTCGGCAGCTCCGTCGGCCTGCACCCGGTCTGGTTGATCTTTGCACTGTCGGCCTTTGGCGCGCTGTTCGGTTTTGTCGGGATGCTCGTCGCGGTGCCGGTTTCCGCCGCGCTGGGGGTGGTCACCCGGTTTCTGCTGGGCGAATATAAGGCCAGTCAGCTCTATCGCGGCTCCTCTGGCGGAACGATTGCCGCGGGCGGTGGGGAGCCTCCCCTGCCCGATCCCGATATGGCGCCGCCCGCCACACCGCGCCCGCTCGACACCACCGCCGCTGCCACCGGCCCTGCGCCCCACGACGACCAGATCCGGGAGATCTGA